A genomic region of Rhodanobacter sp. contains the following coding sequences:
- the aspS gene encoding aspartate--tRNA ligase, translating to MRTHFCGLIDESLIGQTVTLCGWVNKIRLQAHVAFIDLRDHEGLAQVVVERENADAFAVAGEVGYEYCLRVTGTLRKRLSVNDKLRTGTVEVLADKVEILNAAKDLPFALHENPNEDMRMTYRYLDLRRPEMQAMMRKRIKLVQALRRYLDARGFQDIETPILTKATPEGARDYLVPSRVHPGQFYALPQSPQLFKQILMMAGFDRYYQIARCFRDEDLRADRQPEFTQLDLEFAFVEERDVQDFVEELIRHVFKEVQGVELDASFPRMTWAEAMRRFGSDKPDLRIALELVDVADALKHVEFKVFAEPANDPAGRVAALRVPGGAALSRKEIDGLAEFVAKYGAKGLAWIKVDDLAKGREGVNSPVAKFLDDAALDAVLKATGADSGDIVFVGAGKWKTVTDFMGALRLKVGKDRDLVEDGWRPLWVTDFPMFEYDEDAQRYVALHHPFTAPKIDDIADLRSHAATAVSRGYDMVLNGNEIGGGSIRIHRPEMQSAVFELLGIGAEEAEMKFGFLLKALKFGAPPHGGLAFGIDRIAALMAGTESIRDVIAFPKTTSAQDLMTDAPSVVSEAQLKELSVAVAVEKA from the coding sequence ATGCGCACGCATTTCTGCGGCCTCATCGACGAGTCGCTGATCGGCCAGACGGTCACCCTCTGCGGCTGGGTCAACAAGATCCGGCTGCAGGCCCACGTCGCCTTCATCGACCTGCGCGACCACGAGGGCCTGGCGCAGGTGGTGGTGGAGCGCGAGAACGCCGATGCGTTCGCGGTGGCCGGCGAGGTGGGCTACGAGTATTGCCTGCGCGTCACCGGCACGCTACGCAAGCGCCTGTCGGTGAACGACAAGCTGCGTACCGGCACGGTGGAAGTGCTGGCGGACAAGGTCGAGATCCTCAACGCGGCGAAGGACCTGCCGTTCGCGCTGCACGAGAATCCCAACGAGGACATGCGGATGACCTACCGCTACCTCGACCTGCGCCGTCCCGAAATGCAGGCGATGATGCGCAAGCGCATCAAGCTGGTGCAGGCGCTGCGCCGCTACCTCGACGCGCGCGGCTTCCAGGATATCGAGACGCCGATCCTGACCAAGGCCACGCCGGAAGGTGCGCGCGACTACCTGGTGCCCAGCCGCGTGCATCCGGGCCAGTTCTACGCGTTGCCGCAGTCGCCGCAGCTGTTCAAGCAGATCCTGATGATGGCCGGCTTTGACCGCTACTACCAGATCGCACGCTGCTTCCGCGACGAGGACCTGCGCGCCGACCGCCAGCCGGAATTCACCCAGCTCGACCTGGAGTTCGCCTTCGTCGAGGAACGGGACGTGCAGGACTTCGTGGAGGAACTGATCCGCCACGTGTTCAAGGAAGTGCAGGGCGTGGAATTGGACGCCAGCTTCCCGCGCATGACCTGGGCCGAGGCGATGCGCCGCTTCGGCTCGGACAAGCCGGACCTGCGCATCGCGCTGGAGCTGGTCGACGTGGCCGACGCGCTCAAGCACGTCGAGTTCAAGGTGTTTGCCGAGCCGGCCAACGATCCGGCGGGCCGCGTGGCCGCGCTGCGCGTGCCGGGCGGTGCGGCGCTGTCGCGCAAGGAGATTGACGGCCTCGCCGAGTTCGTCGCCAAGTACGGCGCGAAGGGGCTGGCGTGGATCAAGGTGGACGACCTTGCCAAGGGCCGCGAAGGCGTGAACTCGCCGGTGGCGAAGTTCCTCGATGACGCGGCGCTGGACGCCGTGCTCAAGGCCACGGGCGCCGACTCCGGCGACATCGTGTTCGTGGGCGCCGGCAAGTGGAAAACGGTTACCGACTTCATGGGCGCGCTGCGTCTCAAGGTCGGCAAGGACCGCGACCTGGTCGAGGACGGCTGGCGTCCGCTGTGGGTCACCGACTTCCCGATGTTCGAATACGACGAGGACGCGCAGCGCTACGTGGCCCTGCACCACCCGTTCACCGCGCCGAAGATCGACGACATTGCCGACCTCCGGAGCCACGCCGCCACCGCGGTGAGCCGCGGTTACGACATGGTGCTCAACGGCAACGAGATCGGCGGCGGCTCGATCCGCATCCATCGGCCGGAGATGCAGAGCGCGGTGTTCGAACTACTCGGCATCGGCGCGGAAGAGGCCGAGATGAAGTTCGGCTTCCTGCTCAAGGCGTTGAAGTTCGGCGCGCCGCCGCACGGCGGCCTGGCCTTCGGCATCGACCGCATCGCCGCGCTGATGGCCGGCACCGAGTCGATCCGCGACGTGATCGCCTTCCCCAAGACCACCAGCGCGCAGGACCTGATGACCGACGCGCCGTCGGTGGTGAGCGAAGCGCAGCTGAAGGAACTCAGCGTCGCGGTGGCGGTCGAGAAAGCCTGA
- a CDS encoding alpha/beta hydrolase, which translates to MTEHVILLHGLWMRGFALGMLHRRLIADGYRVHRFDYLSVASSQQRILARLQAQMAEYAPDAVHLVGHSLGGLLALRACLDVPSLPPGRVVCLGSPLKGSAAARAFAAWGRGGEALLGHNRDLLEQGFERWDGPREVGMIAGRLPLGLGAMLGQLDGEHDGTVTVEETRLPGVSDHCVVEANHTGLLFSQEVARLVDAFLRHGRFDAAAD; encoded by the coding sequence ATGACCGAACACGTGATCCTGCTGCATGGCCTGTGGATGCGCGGCTTCGCGCTGGGCATGCTGCACCGCCGGCTGATTGCCGACGGTTACCGCGTGCACCGCTTCGACTACCTGAGCGTGGCCTCGTCGCAGCAGCGCATCCTGGCGCGGCTGCAGGCGCAGATGGCCGAATACGCGCCCGACGCGGTGCATCTGGTCGGGCACAGCCTGGGTGGCCTGCTGGCATTGCGCGCCTGCCTCGATGTGCCGTCCTTGCCGCCGGGTCGCGTGGTGTGCCTCGGCTCGCCGCTCAAGGGCAGTGCGGCGGCGCGCGCCTTCGCCGCATGGGGGCGCGGCGGCGAGGCCTTGCTGGGCCACAACCGCGACTTGCTGGAGCAGGGCTTCGAGCGCTGGGACGGCCCGCGCGAAGTCGGCATGATCGCCGGCCGCCTGCCGTTAGGGCTGGGTGCGATGCTGGGCCAACTCGACGGCGAACACGACGGTACCGTGACGGTGGAGGAAACCCGCCTGCCCGGCGTGTCCGACCACTGCGTGGTCGAGGCCAACCATACCGGCCTGCTGTTCTCGCAGGAGGTGGCGCGGCTGGTGGATGCCTTCCTGCGGCATGGCCGTTTCGACGCTGCGGCGGACTGA
- a CDS encoding YebC/PmpR family DNA-binding transcriptional regulator — protein sequence MGRGPSIEGRKNAEDAKRAKVFTKLIREITVATRAGVADPALNPRLRAAVDKALSANMPKDTIERAIKRGSGADGAGEEMRYEGYGPGGIALIVDCFTDNPVRTVADVRHALTKHGGNLGTSGSVAFQFTRCGELVFATGGDAAKEEKVLEAALDAGADDVVNEHGESTVLCAPENFEAVQQALAAAGLESEHAGVSMRPNNRTAVSGDALDALHTLLEKLDALDDVSEVYHNALLPAEAGE from the coding sequence ATGGGTAGAGGTCCGTCCATCGAAGGCCGCAAGAACGCCGAGGACGCCAAGCGCGCCAAGGTGTTCACCAAGCTGATCCGCGAGATCACCGTCGCCACCCGCGCCGGCGTGGCCGATCCCGCGCTGAACCCGCGCCTGCGCGCCGCGGTGGACAAGGCGCTGTCGGCCAACATGCCCAAGGACACCATCGAGCGCGCGATCAAGCGCGGTTCGGGTGCGGACGGCGCCGGCGAGGAGATGCGCTACGAGGGCTACGGTCCCGGTGGCATCGCGCTGATCGTCGACTGCTTCACCGACAACCCGGTGCGCACCGTGGCCGACGTGCGCCACGCGCTGACCAAGCACGGCGGCAACCTCGGCACCTCCGGTTCGGTGGCCTTCCAGTTCACCCGCTGCGGCGAGCTGGTGTTCGCCACCGGCGGCGACGCGGCGAAGGAAGAGAAAGTGCTCGAAGCCGCGCTGGATGCCGGCGCCGACGACGTGGTGAACGAACACGGCGAGAGCACCGTGCTCTGTGCGCCGGAAAATTTCGAGGCCGTGCAGCAGGCGTTGGCCGCGGCCGGTCTGGAATCCGAGCACGCCGGCGTGAGCATGCGCCCCAACAACCGCACCGCGGTGAGCGGCGACGCGCTGGATGCGCTGCACACGCTGCTGGAGAAGCTCGATGCGCTGGACGACGTGAGCGAGGTCTACCACAACGCCCTGCTGCCTGCCGAGGCCGGCGAGTAA
- the ruvC gene encoding crossover junction endodeoxyribonuclease RuvC produces the protein MTRIIGIDPGSQRTGVGIVDVDAQGKLSHVFHGALAVAGEASFPLRLKRIFDELNDIIAAHRPDECGIERVFMARNADSALKLGQARGAAICAVVSQGIAVHEYAATEVKQAVVGSGRGDKTQVQHMIGILLGLKGPIQADAADALAIAVAHAHTRSSLQRVGIPRTAWRRRR, from the coding sequence ATGACCCGCATCATCGGTATCGATCCCGGCAGTCAGCGCACCGGCGTAGGCATCGTCGACGTCGATGCGCAGGGCAAGTTGTCGCATGTGTTCCACGGCGCGCTGGCCGTGGCCGGCGAGGCGAGTTTTCCGCTGCGCCTGAAACGCATTTTTGACGAGTTGAATGACATCATCGCGGCCCATCGTCCCGACGAGTGCGGCATCGAGCGCGTGTTCATGGCGCGCAATGCCGATTCGGCCCTGAAGCTGGGGCAGGCGAGAGGCGCCGCGATCTGCGCGGTGGTGAGTCAGGGGATCGCGGTGCACGAGTACGCAGCGACGGAAGTGAAGCAGGCGGTGGTCGGCAGCGGCCGCGGCGACAAGACCCAGGTGCAGCACATGATCGGCATCCTGCTCGGGCTGAAAGGGCCGATCCAGGCCGATGCCGCCGACGCCTTGGCGATCGCGGTGGCGCATGCGCACACCCGTTCCAGCCTGCAGCGCGTGGGCATCCCGCGCACGGCGTGGAGGCGTCGCCGATGA
- the ruvA gene encoding Holliday junction branch migration protein RuvA: MIGRLRGVLVSKQPPWLLVEVGGGVGYELEAPMSTIYDLPGLGKEVTLLTHYAQKEDSVSLYGFLTEAERALFRNLQKVSGIGAKIALAVLSGVSTNDFARLVQAGDVVALTKIPGIGKKTAERIVVELRDRVDGMAVSLPGATPAGAPLDAAGEAAVALQQLGYKPAEVARLVQKVAADGDSAETIIRKALRAALGS; the protein is encoded by the coding sequence ATGATCGGCCGTCTGCGCGGTGTCCTCGTGTCGAAGCAGCCGCCGTGGCTGCTGGTGGAAGTGGGCGGTGGCGTCGGCTACGAGCTGGAAGCGCCGATGTCCACCATCTACGACCTGCCGGGGCTGGGCAAGGAAGTGACCCTGCTCACCCATTACGCGCAGAAGGAAGACAGCGTCTCGCTGTACGGCTTCCTCACCGAGGCCGAGCGCGCGCTGTTCCGCAACCTGCAGAAGGTCTCGGGCATCGGCGCGAAGATCGCGCTGGCCGTGCTTTCCGGCGTATCGACCAACGATTTCGCGCGGCTGGTGCAGGCCGGCGACGTGGTCGCGCTCACCAAGATCCCCGGCATCGGCAAGAAGACCGCCGAACGCATCGTGGTGGAGCTGCGCGACCGCGTGGACGGCATGGCGGTGAGCCTTCCCGGCGCCACGCCCGCGGGCGCGCCGCTCGACGCGGCCGGCGAGGCCGCCGTGGCGCTGCAGCAACTCGGCTACAAGCCGGCGGAAGTGGCGCGCCTGGTGCAGAAAGTCGCCGCCGACGGCGACAGCGCCGAAACCATCATCCGCAAGGCGCTCCGCGCCGCGCTCGGGAGTTGA
- a CDS encoding potassium transporter Kup, whose amino-acid sequence MSNEANYGEAETKRRLAALALGAIGVVYGDIGTSPLYTLQSTLNLDGLKPRPESIFGVLSLIFWAQIIVVSLKYVVFIMRADNKGEGGIMALMALALRSVREQPRLRWGLAILGIFGAALFYGDGVITPAISVLGAVEGVKVAAPALAHWVVPLTVAVLFVLFWLQRRGTGHVGRLFGPVMVVWFVVIALLGVSMILRNPHVLLAVNPMYGVHFFFNHGVKAFISLGGVVLALTGAEALYADMGHFGKRPIRMAWFGFVLPALLLNYFGQGALLLDHPEAIDNPFFKMVPSVMLYPMIGLATVAAVIASQAVISGAFSMTREAMSLGYSMRMPVVHTSREMSGQIFIPWVNNFLLVMVLFAVLHFGSSDSLSAAYGIAVTGTMAITTILALFVAHHQWRWNVPLLIVVGVCLLTIDLSLFGANIIKIEAGGWFPLVLGVAVFAVMTTWRRGRELVVREIKQGGLALAPFIQAMQKHSPLRVPGTAVFLTANQDAVPHALLHNLKHNKVLHERNVLLTVEILETPVADAEERIQINSLGDDFHGLELRFGFAEDPNIPLALSMCAKDGLPFDMMDTTFFLSRENVVADKRRPGMALWRDKLFAFMARNALPATAYFQIPGNRLIELGAQVEI is encoded by the coding sequence GTGAGTAATGAAGCCAACTACGGCGAAGCCGAAACCAAGCGGCGCCTCGCGGCGCTGGCGCTGGGAGCCATCGGCGTCGTCTACGGCGACATCGGCACCAGTCCGCTGTACACGCTGCAAAGCACATTGAATCTGGATGGCTTGAAGCCCCGGCCGGAAAGCATTTTCGGCGTGTTGTCGTTGATCTTCTGGGCGCAGATCATCGTGGTGTCGCTCAAGTACGTGGTGTTCATCATGCGCGCCGACAACAAGGGCGAGGGCGGCATCATGGCCCTGATGGCCTTGGCCTTGCGTAGTGTGCGCGAGCAGCCGCGGTTGCGCTGGGGGCTGGCGATCCTGGGCATCTTCGGCGCAGCGCTGTTCTACGGCGACGGCGTGATCACGCCCGCGATTTCCGTGCTGGGCGCCGTGGAAGGCGTGAAGGTGGCCGCGCCCGCCCTGGCGCATTGGGTGGTGCCGTTGACGGTGGCCGTGCTGTTCGTGCTGTTCTGGCTGCAGCGTCGCGGCACCGGTCACGTCGGGCGCCTGTTCGGCCCGGTGATGGTGGTGTGGTTCGTGGTGATCGCACTGCTCGGCGTGAGCATGATCCTGCGCAATCCGCACGTCCTGCTGGCGGTCAATCCGATGTACGGCGTGCACTTCTTTTTCAACCACGGGGTCAAGGCGTTCATCTCCCTCGGCGGCGTGGTGCTGGCGTTGACCGGCGCGGAGGCGCTGTATGCCGACATGGGTCATTTCGGCAAGCGCCCGATACGCATGGCCTGGTTCGGTTTCGTGCTGCCGGCGCTACTCCTGAATTATTTCGGCCAGGGCGCGCTGCTGCTGGACCACCCGGAGGCGATCGACAACCCGTTCTTCAAGATGGTGCCGAGCGTGATGCTCTATCCGATGATCGGACTGGCCACCGTGGCGGCGGTGATCGCTTCCCAGGCGGTGATCTCCGGCGCGTTCTCGATGACCCGCGAGGCGATGTCGCTGGGTTATTCCATGCGCATGCCGGTGGTGCACACCTCGCGCGAGATGTCGGGGCAGATCTTCATTCCTTGGGTCAACAATTTCCTGTTGGTGATGGTGCTGTTCGCGGTGCTGCATTTCGGCAGCTCCGACTCGTTGAGCGCCGCCTACGGCATCGCGGTGACCGGCACCATGGCCATCACGACCATCCTGGCGCTGTTCGTGGCGCATCATCAATGGCGCTGGAACGTGCCGTTGCTGATCGTGGTGGGCGTCTGCCTGCTGACCATCGACCTGTCGCTGTTCGGCGCCAACATCATCAAGATCGAGGCCGGCGGCTGGTTCCCGCTGGTGCTCGGCGTGGCGGTGTTCGCGGTGATGACCACCTGGCGCCGTGGCCGCGAACTGGTGGTGCGCGAGATCAAGCAGGGTGGTCTGGCGCTGGCGCCGTTCATCCAGGCGATGCAGAAGCATTCGCCGCTGCGTGTGCCGGGCACGGCGGTGTTCCTCACCGCCAACCAGGATGCGGTGCCGCACGCGTTGCTGCACAACCTCAAGCACAACAAGGTGCTGCACGAGCGCAACGTGCTGCTGACGGTGGAAATACTCGAAACGCCCGTGGCGGACGCCGAGGAGCGCATCCAGATAAATTCCTTGGGCGACGATTTCCACGGGCTCGAGCTGCGCTTCGGTTTCGCCGAGGACCCCAACATCCCGCTGGCGCTGTCGATGTGCGCCAAGGACGGCCTGCCGTTCGACATGATGGACACCACGTTCTTCCTGTCGCGCGAGAACGTGGTGGCCGACAAGCGCCGTCCCGGCATGGCGCTCTGGCGCGACAAGCTGTTCGCGTTCATGGCGCGCAACGCCTTGCCGGCCACGGCGTACTTCCAGATCCCCGGCAACCGGCTGATCGAACTCGGGGCGCAGGTGGAAATCTGA
- the ruvB gene encoding Holliday junction branch migration DNA helicase RuvB gives MTESRIVTPVSQLDDDALEATIRPRRFAEYLGQQAVREQLAIYIEAARKRGGALDHVLIFGPPGLGKTTLSHVIANELGVSLRSTSGPVLERAGDLAALLTNLQPNDVLFVDEIHRLSPAVEEVLYPAMEDFQIDIMIGEGPAARSIKLDLPPFTLIGATTRAGMLTAPLRDRFGIVQRLEFYTVDELTAIVRRAAKILGIACETDGAQEIARRARGTPRIANRLLRRVRDYAEVRAGGRITLAAAQAALDMLKIDPDGLDELDRRLLGTIIESFDGGPVGVESLAAALSEDRGTLEDVVEPYLIQQGYLVRTARGRMASARAWRHLGLVPPPRQPQAPDLFAGDALDG, from the coding sequence ATGACCGAATCCCGCATCGTGACCCCCGTCTCCCAGCTCGACGACGATGCGCTGGAAGCGACGATCCGCCCGCGCCGTTTCGCCGAGTACCTGGGCCAGCAAGCGGTGCGCGAGCAATTGGCCATCTATATCGAGGCGGCGCGCAAGCGCGGCGGCGCGCTGGATCACGTGCTGATCTTCGGTCCGCCCGGCCTGGGCAAGACCACGCTCAGCCACGTCATCGCCAACGAACTGGGCGTGAGCCTGCGTTCCACTTCCGGCCCGGTGCTGGAGCGCGCGGGCGACCTCGCCGCGCTGCTTACCAACCTGCAGCCCAACGACGTGCTGTTCGTGGACGAGATCCACCGGTTGTCGCCCGCGGTGGAGGAGGTGCTCTACCCGGCGATGGAAGACTTCCAGATCGACATCATGATCGGCGAGGGCCCCGCGGCGCGCTCGATCAAGCTCGACCTGCCGCCGTTCACCCTGATCGGCGCCACCACGCGGGCCGGCATGCTCACGGCGCCGCTGCGCGACCGTTTCGGCATCGTGCAGCGACTGGAGTTCTACACCGTCGACGAACTCACCGCGATCGTGCGCCGCGCCGCGAAGATTCTCGGCATCGCCTGCGAGACCGACGGCGCGCAGGAGATCGCCCGCCGCGCGCGCGGCACGCCGCGCATCGCCAACCGCCTGCTGCGCCGGGTGCGCGACTACGCCGAGGTGCGCGCGGGCGGTCGGATCACCCTGGCCGCGGCGCAGGCCGCGCTGGACATGCTGAAGATCGACCCCGACGGCCTCGACGAGCTGGACCGCCGCCTGCTCGGCACCATCATCGAGAGCTTCGACGGCGGCCCGGTGGGCGTGGAGTCGCTGGCGGCCGCGCTCAGCGAGGACCGCGGGACGCTGGAGGACGTGGTCGAGCCTTACCTGATCCAGCAGGGCTACCTGGTGCGCACCGCGCGGGGCCGCATGGCCAGCGCGCGGGCCTGGCGCCATCTGGGACTGGTGCCGCCGCCGCGCCAGCCGCAGGCGCCCGACCTGTTCGCGGGGGATGCCCTCGATGGCTGA
- the ybgC gene encoding tol-pal system-associated acyl-CoA thioesterase — MAERQPFRWPVRVYWEDTDAGGVVYHASYLRFLERARSEWLRTLGVNQMAYKERTGLAFLVREMQLDFLRAALLDDELSVSVAVKERRAASILFSQTIDRADGTCLVRASVRVACVDTRRMRPVPMPADLFPETSP, encoded by the coding sequence ATGGCTGAGCGCCAACCTTTCCGCTGGCCGGTGCGGGTGTACTGGGAGGACACCGATGCCGGCGGCGTGGTCTACCACGCCAGTTACCTGCGCTTTCTGGAGCGTGCCCGCAGCGAGTGGCTGCGGACGCTGGGCGTCAACCAGATGGCTTACAAGGAACGCACCGGGCTGGCCTTCCTGGTGCGCGAGATGCAGCTGGACTTCCTGCGCGCTGCCCTGCTGGACGATGAACTGTCGGTCAGCGTGGCCGTCAAGGAACGGCGCGCAGCCAGTATCCTGTTCAGCCAGACGATAGACCGTGCCGACGGCACCTGCCTGGTTCGCGCCAGCGTGCGGGTCGCCTGCGTGGACACCCGGCGCATGCGCCCTGTGCCCATGCCCGCGGATCTGTTTCCCGAAACCAGCCCCTGA
- the tolQ gene encoding protein TolQ, whose protein sequence is MNGGLNVFDLITNSSLPVKGVLLILVIFSFMSWVIIIRKLSQTKAALENAENFEERFWSGGDLAQLFREVSNRGAEGGLETIFESGFREFARQRQRKTHDTRGVIEGAERAMQVSSTREVGALERNLEFLANVGSISPYVGLFGTVWGIMGAFQGLGDMKDVTIAVVAPHISEALIATAMGLFAAIPAQWMYNRFATKVERIASRYDVFQEEFSSVLQRQVQADDVA, encoded by the coding sequence ATGAACGGCGGACTGAATGTTTTCGACCTGATCACCAACTCCAGCCTGCCGGTGAAGGGCGTGCTGCTGATCCTGGTGATCTTCTCCTTCATGTCGTGGGTCATCATCATCCGCAAGTTGAGCCAGACCAAGGCGGCGCTGGAGAACGCGGAAAACTTCGAGGAGCGTTTCTGGTCCGGCGGCGATCTGGCGCAACTGTTCCGCGAAGTGAGCAACCGCGGCGCGGAAGGCGGCCTGGAAACCATCTTCGAATCGGGCTTCCGCGAATTCGCCCGCCAGCGCCAGCGCAAGACCCACGACACGCGCGGCGTGATCGAGGGCGCCGAGCGCGCGATGCAGGTGAGCAGCACCCGCGAGGTCGGCGCGCTGGAGCGCAACCTGGAATTCCTCGCCAACGTCGGTTCGATCAGCCCCTACGTGGGCCTGTTCGGCACGGTGTGGGGCATCATGGGCGCCTTCCAAGGCCTGGGCGACATGAAGGACGTCACCATCGCCGTGGTCGCCCCGCACATCTCCGAGGCGCTGATCGCCACCGCGATGGGCCTGTTCGCGGCGATCCCTGCGCAATGGATGTACAACCGCTTCGCCACCAAGGTGGAGCGCATCGCCTCGCGCTACGACGTGTTCCAGGAGGAGTTCTCCTCCGTGCTGCAGCGGCAGGTCCAGGCCGACGACGTGGCCTGA
- the tolR gene encoding protein TolR: protein MRNAKRHKRYKLKSEINVVPYIDVMLVLLIIFMVTTPMLNSNVNVNLPQANAKALQAKKDNLIVQVAKDGSLSLIVGSGKPQPVDEATLQAKVKAFLDANQQLSVLVAGDTAGNYGGVYKVLADLQQAGVDKVGLMSEPGNAASQGQGAHGRP, encoded by the coding sequence ATGCGCAACGCGAAGCGCCACAAGCGCTACAAGCTGAAATCCGAGATCAACGTCGTGCCCTACATCGACGTGATGCTGGTGCTGCTCATCATCTTCATGGTGACCACGCCGATGTTGAACTCCAACGTCAACGTGAACCTGCCGCAGGCCAATGCCAAGGCGCTGCAGGCCAAGAAGGACAACCTGATCGTGCAGGTGGCGAAGGACGGCTCGCTGTCCCTCATCGTGGGCAGCGGCAAGCCGCAGCCGGTGGACGAGGCCACCCTGCAGGCCAAGGTCAAGGCCTTCCTGGACGCCAACCAGCAACTCAGCGTGCTGGTGGCCGGCGATACCGCCGGCAATTACGGCGGCGTCTACAAGGTGCTGGCCGACCTGCAGCAGGCCGGGGTGGACAAGGTCGGCCTGATGAGCGAGCCCGGCAACGCTGCCAGCCAGGGTCAGGGTGCCCATGGACGACCGTAA
- the tolB gene encoding Tol-Pal system beta propeller repeat protein TolB: MKNLMRKPNSLYALIFLLVTALFAGPAAAQSQPSGLDIQVVGGVKTATPIAVVPFAQPGLPPLPTDVADVIRNDLNRCGKFRALAKSDIVEFPSKGSDINFGTWRLLKQDYITVGNITDAGNGMVKVSYELWDVNKQQNLLAAYFTAPTGDLRGVAHQIADAIYQKITGVRGAFWTRIAYITQVGAGDNTTYSLVVADSDGYNPQVVARSHEPLLSPAWSPDGKKIAYVSFESGNSQVYVQDLTTGARQLVESHKKGINGAPAWSPDGRKLAVSLSFQGNPELYVLDLATRQETRLTHNPAIDTEPVWAPDGQSIYFTSDRSGRPQIYQIPVSGGTAQRISFQGTYNSNSDISYDGKELAMVQGNGNVYRIAVMDLSLGGQVHYLSPGPLDFGPSWAPNASMLLYGATEGPRGVLYATSSDGMVRQRLALANGSVSDPSWGPYRQQQ; the protein is encoded by the coding sequence ATGAAGAACCTTATGCGCAAGCCGAATTCGCTGTACGCCCTCATTTTCCTATTGGTCACCGCGCTGTTCGCCGGCCCGGCGGCTGCGCAATCGCAACCTTCCGGGTTGGACATCCAGGTGGTCGGTGGCGTGAAGACCGCCACGCCGATCGCCGTGGTGCCGTTCGCCCAGCCGGGGCTGCCGCCGCTGCCCACCGACGTGGCCGACGTGATCCGCAACGATCTCAACCGCTGCGGCAAGTTCCGCGCGCTGGCCAAGAGCGACATTGTGGAGTTTCCGTCCAAGGGCTCGGACATCAATTTCGGCACTTGGCGCCTGCTCAAGCAGGACTACATTACGGTGGGCAACATCACCGATGCCGGCAACGGCATGGTCAAGGTCAGCTACGAGTTGTGGGACGTCAACAAGCAGCAGAATCTGCTGGCCGCGTATTTCACCGCGCCGACGGGCGACCTGCGCGGTGTGGCGCACCAGATCGCCGACGCGATCTACCAGAAGATCACCGGCGTGCGCGGTGCGTTCTGGACGCGCATCGCCTACATCACCCAGGTGGGCGCCGGCGACAACACCACCTATTCGCTGGTGGTGGCCGATTCGGACGGCTACAACCCGCAGGTGGTGGCACGCTCGCACGAGCCGCTGTTGTCGCCGGCGTGGTCGCCGGACGGCAAGAAGATCGCCTACGTCTCCTTTGAGAGCGGTAATTCGCAGGTCTACGTGCAGGACCTCACCACCGGCGCACGCCAACTGGTGGAGTCGCACAAGAAGGGTATCAACGGCGCACCGGCGTGGTCGCCGGACGGGCGCAAACTGGCCGTGTCGCTGTCCTTCCAGGGCAACCCCGAGCTGTACGTGCTCGACCTGGCGACCCGTCAGGAAACCCGGCTGACCCACAACCCCGCCATCGACACCGAGCCGGTGTGGGCGCCGGACGGCCAGTCCATCTACTTCACCTCGGACCGCTCCGGGCGCCCGCAGATCTACCAGATCCCGGTGAGCGGCGGCACGGCCCAGCGCATCAGCTTCCAGGGTACCTACAACTCCAATTCCGACATCAGCTACGACGGCAAGGAACTTGCCATGGTGCAGGGCAACGGGAACGTGTATCGTATTGCTGTCATGGATCTCAGTCTGGGCGGGCAGGTGCATTACCTTTCGCCCGGGCCGCTGGATTTCGGCCCCAGCTGGGCGCCGAATGCCAGCATGTTGCTGTACGGTGCCACCGAAGGTCCGCGCGGCGTGCTCTATGCCACTTCGTCCGATGGCATGGTGCGCCAGCGCCTCGCGCTTGCCAACGGCAGCGTGAGCGATCCTTCATGGGGTCCGTACCGGCAGCAGCAGTAA
- a CDS encoding hypothetical protein (frameshifted, insertion/deletion at around 777775): MYFDFDKDEIKPEFQAIMACHAKYLQDRPMAQMRLEGNTDERGSKEYNLGLGERRGNAVSSALQANGASGSQISVISYGKEKPVCREHNEDCWSKNRRVVIVYTAE; encoded by the coding sequence GTGTACTTCGATTTCGACAAGGACGAAATCAAGCCGGAATTCCAGGCGATCATGGCGTGCCACGCCAAGTACCTGCAGGACCGTCCGATGGCCCAGATGCGCCTCGAAGGCAACACCGACGAGCGCGGTTCGAAGGAATACAACCTGGGTCTGGGCGAGCGTCGCGGCAACGCCGTGTCCAGCGCGCTGCAGGCCAACGGCGCTTCGGGCAGCCAGATCAGCGTGATCTCGTACGGCAAGGAAAAGCCGGTGTGCCGCGAGCACAACGAGGACTGCTGGAGCAAGAACCGCCGCGTCGTGATCGTCTACACGGCCGAGTAA